A genomic region of Desulfosarcina ovata subsp. ovata contains the following coding sequences:
- a CDS encoding ATP-binding protein, with protein MQRKQSFINDKRRVSYLSAVYNRIYRGQSVLIEGEYGVGKTRFLELLKPKKLQGVWVESLFNVHEMLASILQGLNYEAVATYRRTPHHLKLIRNLTDYYIIIDEANDIEKRVWPYLKRIMDAHVPIVLAGLPKVRTYLTSQHPDILSRLKTLILYPIVVEDFILEYKDFESEAIEQIYVATRGDMRKFKEICTDCRDKAKELGHSFVDLNLAVDFLANLHPM; from the coding sequence ATGCAGCGAAAACAAAGTTTTATAAACGATAAGCGCCGGGTCTCCTATCTATCCGCGGTATACAACCGGATCTACCGGGGACAGAGCGTATTGATCGAGGGCGAATATGGTGTCGGAAAAACTCGTTTCCTCGAACTGCTCAAACCCAAAAAACTTCAAGGCGTATGGGTGGAGTCGCTTTTCAATGTGCATGAAATGTTGGCCTCCATCCTTCAAGGGTTGAACTACGAGGCGGTGGCCACTTATCGGCGCACGCCCCATCATTTGAAGCTGATCCGCAATCTGACCGATTATTACATCATCATCGACGAGGCCAATGACATCGAAAAAAGGGTTTGGCCCTACCTGAAACGAATCATGGACGCGCACGTGCCCATCGTTTTGGCCGGACTGCCAAAGGTGAGGACATATTTGACCAGCCAGCATCCGGATATCCTCAGCCGATTGAAAACCTTGATTCTGTATCCCATCGTAGTCGAGGATTTCATCCTGGAATACAAGGATTTTGAATCTGAAGCCATCGAACAGATTTATGTGGCCACCAGGGGCGATATGAGAAAATTCAAGGAAATTTGCACGGATTGCCGCGACAAGGCCAAAGAACTGGGCCATAGCTTCGTCGATTTAAATCTGGCGGTCGACTTTCTCGCCAATCTTCATCCCATGTAG